One region of Macadamia integrifolia cultivar HAES 741 chromosome 11, SCU_Mint_v3, whole genome shotgun sequence genomic DNA includes:
- the LOC122093949 gene encoding uncharacterized protein LOC122093949 codes for MHPAISLFPNIEFYGKQILDAPNVKEKIHEKHFLQGNIYGPYSFINVAYGREENDGHGKKNMVEVAVVSAIVKSLSEASFASRQDLSVGVISPYKAQVFAIKEKLGNTYNTLKYFSVSIRTVDGFQGGEEDVIIISTVRSNGRGLVGFLANFQRTNVALTRARYCLWVLGNGPTLINSGSIWRKLVLDAKDRGCFFNADHEKSLKEAIIAGLVELREFDKLLNTDSLLFAGARWKVLFSNDFWKSIVKIRRVETRNEVLSLLMKLASGWRNPQKWKNLHLMDGTSSELLNVYKVDEWFNLVWTVDILRENSKYIQVLKVWDILPLQEIPNLAKRLDVIFGNYKVDEMKRSKFKCSEGNLEVPMSWDTSSAATLMDLPNPKPLQYLSSHFTSLHLGKEPNASASASAPAPTYIAKDGKTNDLAETTKMKWRSLPGLLKRGIWKFALPTWEEDPVLPTVIVPHGQVMWLFLLLDREYMVHMSHMPTLQISKCESIKYPHVYWHARL; via the exons ATGCACCCAGCAATAAGCTTATTCCCAAACATAGAGTTCTATGGAAAGCAGATTTTGGATGCTCCAAAtgtcaaagaaaaaattcatgAAAAACACTTCCTTCAAGGTAATATATATGGGCCCTATTCCTTTATAAATGTTGCTTATGGAAGGGAGGAAAATGATGGGCATGGAAAGAAAAACATGGTGGAGGTGGCAGTGGTTTCTGCAATTGTTAAAAGCCTCTCTGAAG CATCATTTGCTTCAAGGCAGGACCTTAGTGTTGGTGTAATATCCCCATACAAGGCACAAGTATTTGCAATTAAAGAGAAACTTGGAAACACTTATAATACACTGAAATATTTCTCTGTGAGTATTCGAACTGTTGATGGGTTTCAAGGAGGCGAGGAGGATGTAATAATAATCTCTACTGTCAGGTCTAATGGGAGAGGATTAGTGGGTTTCCTTGCCAATTTTCAACGTACAAATGTAGCTTTGACCAGGGCAAG GTACTGCCTCTGGGTATTGGGGAATGGTCCAACTTTAATCAACAGTGGTTCCATTTGGAGGAAACTAGTCCTTGATGCAAAGGACCGGGGATGTTTTTTTAATGCTGATCACGAAAAGAGTTTGAAGGAAGCAATAATAGCTGGTCTGGTTGAACTTCGTGAATTCGACAAGTTACTTAACACAGATTCTCTGCTGTTTGCTGGAGCGAGGTGGAAG GTTCTCTTCAGCAATGATTTCTGGAAATCCATTGTCAAAATAAGAAGGGTTGAGACTCGGAATGAAGTGCTTTCTCTATTAATGAAGCTTGCAAGTGGATGGCGTAATCCCCAGAAGTGGAAAAATCTCCACTTAATGGATGGCACTTCTTCTGAGCTGCTGAATGTATACAAGGTTGATGAGTGGTTCAATCTTGTTTGGACTGTTGATATTCTCAGAGAAAATTCCAAGTACATCCAAGTCTTGAAAGTTTGGGATATTTTACCATTGCAAGAGATACCAAACCTTGCTAAGCGACTGGATGTCATCTTTGGAAATTATAAAGTAGACGAAATGAAACGCAGCAAGTTCAAATGTTCTGAAGG GAATTTGGAAGTTCCAATGAGTTGGGATACCTCAAGTGCTGCAACGTTGATGGACCTGCCCAATCCCAAACCTCTGCAGTATTTATCGAGTCATTTCACTTCACTCCATCTGGGGAAGGAACCAAATGCATCAGCATCAGCATCAGCACCAGCACCAACATATAT AGCTAAAGACGGCAAAACCAATGATTTGGCTGAAACTACAAAGATGAAGTGGAGGAGCCTTCCAGGGTTGCTGAAACGTG GAATATGGAAATTTGCGCTACCCACTTGGGAAGAGGATCCTGTGCTGCCAACTGTCATTGTGCCCCATGGACAGGTGATGTGGCTATTCCTACTGTTGGATAGGGAGTACATGGTCCATATGAGCCACATGCCCACACTCCAAATTTCAAAGTGTGAGTCGATCAAATACCCTCACGTGTACTGGCATGCACGCCTATAG